The following coding sequences are from one Arthrobacter sp. 24S4-2 window:
- a CDS encoding TlyA family RNA methyltransferase — protein sequence MARLDQMLVTRGLARSRTHAARLIAEGKVSSDGAVLAKASSQVDDLTPLDVADDGQDTYVSRAGHKLAGALDAFPEVIAEGKRCLDAGASTGGFTEVLLKRGADHVVAVDVGHGQLVPQLRNDARVSVHEGLNVRYMTPEEIGGPVALTVADLSFISLTLVLEPLAACTHPGGDLVLMVKPQFEIGKDRLGRTGVVNSERERRMAVEKVAKAALGAGLDLHGLAASPLPGQDGNVEYFLWIKRRITPDLPKIEERDAAVAALLGTIWPNH from the coding sequence ATGGCCAGGCTCGACCAAATGCTCGTCACCAGGGGACTGGCGAGATCCCGCACCCATGCCGCGCGGCTGATCGCGGAAGGAAAGGTCAGCTCTGACGGGGCTGTCCTGGCGAAGGCTTCCAGCCAGGTTGATGACCTGACGCCCCTGGATGTTGCCGATGACGGACAGGACACTTACGTCAGCAGGGCCGGCCATAAACTGGCTGGCGCGCTCGACGCCTTCCCCGAAGTCATCGCTGAAGGAAAGCGCTGCCTTGACGCCGGTGCCTCAACCGGTGGTTTCACGGAGGTCCTGCTCAAGCGGGGCGCGGACCACGTCGTAGCCGTTGACGTGGGGCACGGGCAACTGGTTCCCCAGCTCCGGAACGACGCCAGGGTTTCGGTTCACGAAGGCCTGAACGTGCGCTACATGACTCCCGAAGAGATCGGAGGTCCGGTAGCCCTGACTGTCGCGGACCTGTCCTTCATCTCGCTCACGTTGGTGCTGGAACCCCTTGCGGCATGCACGCATCCCGGCGGCGACCTGGTGCTGATGGTGAAGCCGCAGTTCGAGATCGGCAAGGACCGGCTGGGCCGCACCGGCGTGGTGAATTCCGAGCGTGAACGCCGGATGGCCGTAGAAAAAGTCGCCAAAGCGGCGCTCGGGGCCGGACTGGATCTGCACGGCCTGGCGGCCAGCCCCTTGCCCGGCCAGGACGGAAACGTCGAATACTTCCTGTGGATAAAGCGCAGGATCACCCCAGACTTGCCTAAGATCGAAGAGCGGGACGCAGCCGTGGCTGCATTGCTCGGAACAATCTGGCCGAACCACTAG
- a CDS encoding 8-oxo-dGTP diphosphatase, with product MTSTPVTLCFLLRDRPDCSAEVLLGLKKTGFGTGKIVGLGGHVEPGESDAEAAVREVQEEAGVTVLEGDLRRAGTVEFVFPARPEWDMHTTLFTARRWQGEPSESPEIAPEWFDVLSLPVDRMWQDADHWLPPVLEGGTVDIVVTLNADNETVASSVSVLRSL from the coding sequence ATGACCTCGACTCCCGTCACCCTCTGCTTCCTGCTCCGCGACCGTCCGGACTGCAGCGCGGAGGTCCTGCTTGGCCTCAAAAAGACCGGATTCGGCACCGGCAAGATCGTTGGGCTGGGCGGTCACGTCGAGCCGGGGGAAAGCGACGCCGAGGCCGCCGTCCGCGAGGTCCAGGAAGAAGCGGGCGTAACCGTGCTCGAGGGCGACCTGCGCCGCGCCGGCACCGTGGAATTCGTCTTTCCCGCACGCCCGGAATGGGATATGCACACCACCCTGTTCACAGCCCGCCGCTGGCAGGGGGAGCCGTCCGAAAGCCCGGAGATCGCGCCCGAGTGGTTCGATGTGCTCTCGCTGCCCGTAGACCGGATGTGGCAGGACGCCGACCACTGGCTGCCGCCCGTTCTGGAAGGGGGAACGGTGGACATTGTTGTCACGCTCAACGCCGATAATGAAACGGTGGCGTCGTCAGTGAGTGTCTTGCGAAGTCTGTAA
- a CDS encoding HAD-IIA family hydrolase, translating to MSGDSLISRFDALLSDLDGVVYAGPHAIPGAVEALRQLAGFDVGLGYVTNNASRTPAQVAAHLRELGAPAEDQQVVSSSQAAGELLAGLLPAGARVMVTGSPALAHEMELVGLTPVHSAKENPVAVVQGFNPEIGWKDLAEASYVVAGGALWVATNTDMSIPQARGMAPGNGTLVAAVSAATGQKPLVAGKPEAPLFHSAAKRLASERPLVVGDRLDTDILGGNNAGFATVAVLTGVDTRESILAARTAERPDYLINDLSDLYRPYPAVEEHDGGTFRCGAATAVVRGESVRISGVADDLNSWRAACAAWWTAHPQADAPQAPAVEWLTQ from the coding sequence ATGAGCGGTGACTCATTGATTTCACGGTTCGACGCCCTGCTGTCAGACCTCGACGGTGTTGTGTATGCCGGTCCGCACGCCATCCCTGGTGCCGTCGAGGCACTCCGTCAGCTGGCAGGGTTCGACGTCGGGCTGGGCTATGTAACCAACAATGCGTCCCGCACGCCCGCGCAGGTGGCCGCACACCTGCGTGAGCTCGGAGCGCCCGCGGAAGACCAGCAGGTGGTCAGTTCGTCCCAGGCTGCCGGCGAGCTGCTGGCCGGCCTCCTGCCGGCAGGGGCACGGGTTATGGTGACCGGAAGCCCGGCGCTGGCGCACGAGATGGAGCTGGTGGGATTGACGCCGGTGCACAGCGCCAAGGAAAACCCTGTGGCTGTGGTCCAGGGCTTCAATCCCGAGATCGGCTGGAAAGACCTCGCCGAAGCCTCGTATGTCGTGGCCGGCGGCGCCCTCTGGGTGGCCACGAACACGGACATGTCCATCCCTCAGGCGCGCGGGATGGCCCCGGGCAACGGAACACTGGTCGCAGCGGTGTCCGCGGCCACGGGGCAGAAGCCGCTGGTTGCGGGCAAACCCGAGGCTCCGCTGTTCCATTCCGCGGCAAAACGGCTAGCATCCGAGCGCCCGCTGGTGGTGGGTGACCGGCTCGACACCGATATCCTCGGCGGGAACAATGCCGGGTTCGCCACCGTGGCGGTGCTCACCGGCGTCGACACCCGCGAATCAATCCTTGCCGCCCGCACAGCCGAGCGGCCGGACTACCTCATCAACGACCTCAGCGATTTGTACCGCCCGTACCCCGCCGTGGAGGAGCATGACGGCGGGACCTTCCGTTGCGGTGCTGCCACCGCCGTGGTGCGGGGCGAATCAGTCCGCATCAGCGGGGTCGCGGATGACCTGAACTCCTGGCGTGCCGCCTGCGCGGCGTGGTGGACGGCGCATCCCCAGGCAGACGCTCCGCAGGCACCGGCTGTCGAGTGGCTGACGCAGTAG
- the recN gene encoding DNA repair protein RecN: MLEELRIRDLGVITDATLPLGPGLSVVTGETGAGKTMVVTAVGLLLGARSDAGAVRSGAKSASAEAVLKLDGGHPAVERAREAGADVEEFDGGAELLLARSVGADGRSRAYLGGRAAPVGVLAEIGEKLVVVHGQSDQIRLKSPVAQREALDKFAGETLTVALAKYQELHAHWKGIQAELDGLRSAARERLREAESLEAALAEIDAVDPQPGEDESLKAEAVKLANVEELRIAANTAHQAIIAEDFGDAGDATSFVDAAKRTLEHVAEHDGELGAAAARLAEIGFLLNDIAGELSSYQAGLDTEGPERLAEIEERRSALAKLVRKYAPSIDEVLEWTESARARFDELQDDSTRIESLEAEVERTEAALRKQAAGISKSRSKAAKDLSARVSAELTALAMADATLVINVDSGEQLGPFGVDEVAFLLQPHSGAPARPLGKGASGGELSRVMLAIEVVLAAVDPVPTFVFDEVDAGVGGRAAVEIGRRLAMLARHVQVLVVTHLPQVAAFADQHIRVTKTSVRGSDGATATGFTSSDVRLLDEPERVKELARMLAGQEDSETAQAHAQELLDDAKLLPQRA, encoded by the coding sequence ATGCTTGAAGAACTGAGAATCCGCGACCTCGGCGTCATCACCGACGCAACCCTGCCACTGGGCCCGGGCCTCAGCGTGGTGACCGGCGAAACCGGTGCCGGCAAGACCATGGTGGTCACCGCCGTCGGGCTTCTCCTGGGTGCCCGCTCAGACGCCGGTGCCGTCCGGAGCGGCGCCAAGAGCGCCTCCGCTGAGGCTGTACTTAAACTCGACGGCGGCCACCCTGCCGTGGAACGCGCCCGGGAGGCCGGAGCCGACGTCGAGGAGTTCGACGGCGGCGCCGAGCTGCTGCTGGCCCGCAGCGTGGGCGCGGACGGACGCAGCCGTGCGTACCTCGGCGGGCGCGCCGCCCCAGTGGGGGTTCTGGCCGAGATCGGCGAAAAGCTCGTGGTGGTGCACGGTCAGTCGGACCAGATCCGCCTCAAGAGCCCGGTGGCACAGCGGGAAGCCCTGGACAAGTTTGCCGGCGAGACGTTGACCGTGGCCCTGGCCAAGTACCAGGAGCTGCACGCGCACTGGAAGGGGATCCAGGCCGAACTGGACGGCCTCCGCAGTGCTGCGCGTGAGCGGCTGCGCGAAGCAGAATCGCTCGAGGCCGCACTGGCCGAAATTGATGCCGTGGACCCGCAGCCGGGGGAGGACGAGTCACTGAAGGCGGAGGCAGTCAAACTGGCCAACGTCGAGGAACTGCGGATCGCCGCCAATACTGCCCACCAGGCCATCATCGCCGAGGACTTCGGCGACGCAGGGGACGCCACGTCCTTCGTGGACGCTGCCAAGCGCACCCTGGAACACGTAGCCGAGCACGACGGGGAGCTAGGGGCCGCCGCCGCCCGCCTGGCCGAAATCGGGTTCCTGCTCAATGACATCGCCGGGGAACTGTCCAGCTACCAGGCGGGGCTGGACACCGAGGGACCGGAACGCCTGGCCGAGATCGAGGAGCGCCGGTCCGCGTTGGCCAAACTGGTCCGCAAGTACGCGCCAAGCATCGATGAAGTTCTGGAATGGACCGAAAGTGCCCGCGCCCGCTTCGATGAACTCCAGGACGACTCGACCCGCATCGAATCTCTGGAAGCGGAAGTGGAACGGACCGAGGCTGCCCTCCGTAAGCAGGCGGCCGGCATCAGCAAGAGCCGGAGCAAGGCCGCGAAGGACCTGTCCGCCCGGGTCAGTGCTGAACTGACCGCGCTGGCCATGGCTGACGCAACTCTGGTGATCAACGTTGATTCGGGGGAGCAGCTGGGACCGTTCGGTGTGGATGAAGTCGCGTTCCTGCTTCAGCCGCACTCCGGCGCCCCCGCCCGCCCGCTCGGCAAGGGTGCCTCCGGCGGTGAGCTCTCCCGCGTGATGCTGGCCATCGAAGTGGTGCTGGCAGCGGTAGATCCGGTACCCACCTTCGTCTTCGACGAGGTCGACGCCGGTGTGGGCGGCCGGGCCGCCGTGGAGATCGGCCGGCGCCTGGCGATGCTGGCCCGCCACGTACAGGTCCTGGTGGTCACCCACCTGCCCCAGGTGGCGGCTTTCGCCGACCAGCACATCCGTGTCACCAAGACCTCAGTCCGCGGCTCGGACGGCGCCACCGCCACAGGGTTCACCTCCAGCGACGTCCGGCTGCTCGATGAGCCGGAACGCGTCAAGGAGCTGGCCCGGATGTTGGCCGGCCAGGAGGACTCCGAAACGGCGCAGGCCCACGCCCAGGAGCTTCTGGACGACGCCAAGCTGCTGCCCCAGCGGGCCTGA
- a CDS encoding NAD kinase, with protein sequence MSRRVLVLAHTGREESLKAAWEACTQLHASGIVPVMQKSELEDMEGFFGRLDDPVEILHDHIQLPDVELVMVLGGDGTILRAAELVREVDVPLLGVNLGHVGFLAESERADLAQTVEWIASRDYTVEERMTIDVQVWVRGQKIWHTWALNEAAIEKGNRERMLEVVTEVDERPLSSFGCDGVVMATPTGSTAYAFSAGGPVVWPEVEALVIVPISAHALFAKPLVVSPRSRLAVEVLNRTDAQGVLWCDGRRSVDLPPGARVEVTRSATPVRLARTHQTPFSARLVRKFQLPIHGWRGPMPQSESVHTGPVPIIRTPRPMLPPAGPRPAGTSETDPTTAK encoded by the coding sequence ATGAGCAGGCGTGTACTGGTCCTTGCCCACACCGGCCGCGAGGAATCACTGAAGGCTGCCTGGGAGGCGTGCACACAGCTGCATGCCTCGGGCATTGTTCCGGTGATGCAAAAATCCGAACTCGAAGACATGGAAGGATTCTTCGGCAGGCTTGATGACCCTGTCGAGATCCTCCACGACCACATCCAACTCCCCGACGTCGAACTGGTCATGGTGCTCGGCGGCGACGGCACCATCCTCCGTGCGGCCGAACTGGTCCGGGAAGTGGACGTCCCGCTGCTGGGGGTCAACCTTGGCCACGTGGGCTTCCTCGCCGAAAGCGAGCGGGCCGACTTGGCGCAGACCGTCGAATGGATCGCGAGCCGTGACTACACGGTGGAAGAGCGGATGACCATCGACGTCCAGGTCTGGGTCCGCGGACAGAAGATCTGGCACACGTGGGCGCTGAACGAGGCCGCCATCGAGAAGGGCAACCGGGAACGGATGCTTGAAGTGGTCACCGAAGTGGATGAGCGCCCGCTGTCGTCGTTCGGCTGCGACGGCGTCGTGATGGCGACCCCAACCGGGTCAACTGCCTACGCCTTTTCGGCGGGAGGGCCGGTGGTGTGGCCGGAAGTGGAAGCCCTGGTGATTGTTCCCATCAGTGCCCACGCGCTGTTTGCCAAGCCGCTCGTGGTCTCGCCCCGGTCCAGGCTGGCCGTGGAAGTCCTGAACCGGACCGATGCCCAGGGAGTGTTGTGGTGCGACGGCCGCCGTTCCGTCGACCTGCCCCCCGGTGCCCGCGTTGAGGTAACGCGCTCGGCCACGCCGGTGCGGCTCGCGCGGACGCACCAGACGCCGTTTTCGGCGAGGCTGGTCCGTAAGTTCCAGCTCCCCATCCACGGCTGGCGCGGCCCCATGCCCCAGTCCGAGTCCGTCCACACCGGGCCCGTACCCATCATCCGTACCCCCAGGCCCATGCTGCCGCCTGCGGGTCCCCGGCCCGCCGGGACGTCCGAGACTGATCCGACGACTGCGAAGTGA
- a CDS encoding MmgE/PrpD family protein — MVKEHHVRVYKSEENLAREDQLAHKIAVVATDPVDVSDEVTDMVINRIIDNASVAIASLNRAPIVAARAQALTHGPTTGGKGSKVFGIDERVSPEWAAWANGVAVRELDYHDTFLAADYSHPGDNIPPILAVAQHTGASGKDLIRGIATGYEIQVNLVKAICLHKHKIDHVAHLGPSAAAGIGTLLGLDVETIFQSVGQALHTTTATRQSRKGEISTWKAHAPAFAGKMAVEAVDRSMRGQTSPVPIYEGEDGVIAWMLDGPDAFYMVPLPTPGEAKRAILDTYTKEHSAEYQAQAWIDLARKLHREHPEVTDPANVKSVLIKTSHHTHYVIGSGANDPQKYSPTASRETLDHSIPYIFTVALQDGAWHHVDSYAPERAARPDTVELWHKVTTVEDPEWTRRYHSLDIAEKAFGGTVEITLNDGTVITESIAVADAHPLGARPFAREQYVNKFRTLAAGLVAEEEIDRFLAAAARLPELAAGELDQLNIKAADGVIDLAAAPKGLF, encoded by the coding sequence ATGGTTAAGGAACACCACGTCCGCGTTTACAAGAGCGAGGAAAACCTGGCCCGCGAGGACCAGCTCGCGCACAAGATCGCGGTGGTCGCAACCGACCCCGTTGACGTCAGCGACGAGGTCACCGACATGGTGATCAACCGCATCATCGACAACGCCTCGGTGGCCATCGCTTCCCTGAACCGTGCCCCGATCGTCGCAGCGCGCGCCCAGGCCCTCACCCACGGCCCCACCACCGGCGGCAAGGGGTCCAAGGTCTTCGGCATCGATGAGCGCGTATCCCCGGAATGGGCGGCGTGGGCCAACGGCGTCGCGGTCCGCGAACTCGACTACCATGACACTTTCCTCGCCGCGGACTACTCCCACCCGGGCGACAACATCCCGCCGATCCTGGCCGTGGCCCAGCACACGGGTGCCAGCGGCAAGGACCTGATCCGCGGCATCGCCACCGGCTATGAGATCCAGGTGAATCTGGTCAAGGCCATCTGCCTGCACAAGCACAAGATCGACCACGTGGCCCACCTCGGCCCGTCCGCCGCCGCCGGGATCGGCACCCTGCTGGGGCTCGACGTCGAAACCATCTTCCAGTCCGTGGGCCAGGCCCTGCACACCACCACCGCCACGCGGCAGTCCCGCAAGGGCGAGATCTCCACCTGGAAGGCCCATGCCCCCGCCTTCGCCGGCAAGATGGCTGTGGAAGCCGTGGACCGCTCCATGCGCGGCCAGACCTCCCCCGTGCCCATCTATGAAGGTGAAGACGGCGTGATCGCGTGGATGCTGGACGGCCCCGACGCCTTCTACATGGTGCCGCTGCCCACGCCCGGGGAGGCCAAGCGCGCCATCCTCGACACGTACACCAAGGAGCACTCGGCCGAGTACCAGGCGCAGGCGTGGATCGACCTTGCCCGCAAGCTCCACCGCGAACACCCCGAAGTCACCGACCCCGCCAACGTAAAGTCCGTGCTGATCAAGACCAGCCACCACACCCACTACGTGATCGGCTCCGGCGCGAACGACCCGCAGAAGTACAGCCCCACGGCCAGCCGCGAAACGCTGGACCACTCCATCCCGTACATCTTCACCGTCGCCCTGCAGGACGGCGCCTGGCACCACGTGGACTCCTACGCCCCCGAACGCGCCGCCCGGCCCGACACCGTGGAACTGTGGCACAAGGTCACCACCGTCGAGGACCCCGAATGGACCCGCCGCTACCACTCCCTGGACATCGCGGAGAAGGCGTTCGGCGGCACCGTGGAGATCACGCTGAACGACGGAACGGTCATCACCGAGTCGATCGCCGTCGCCGACGCCCACCCGCTGGGCGCCCGGCCGTTCGCCCGGGAACAGTACGTCAACAAGTTCCGCACGCTCGCCGCCGGCCTCGTCGCCGAGGAGGAAATCGACCGCTTCCTCGCCGCAGCCGCCCGGCTCCCCGAGCTGGCCGCCGGTGAACTGGACCAGCTCAACATCAAAGCCGCCGACGGCGTGATCGACCTCGCCGCCGCACCCAAGGGACTGTTCTGA
- the xerD gene encoding site-specific tyrosine recombinase XerD codes for MGVERGLAANTLSAYRRDLTRYANYLAASGPARPTDVTRRHVTGFVQALSDGSDGGTALGVRSAARTVVAVRGLHKFWALEGITTADPASDVRPPMPGKRLPKAISVDEVTRILEAAGTDTATGLRDRALLEFLYSTGARISEAVGLDVDDISLQTEQAGPAIVRLFGKGSKERLVPLGSYGARALDAYLVRGRPLLAAKGKGTPALFLNARGGRISRQSAWTILKAAADKANITKDVSPHTLRHSFATHLLEGGADVRVVQELLGHASVTTTQVYTLVTADTLREIYAAAHPRALG; via the coding sequence ATGGGGGTGGAGCGGGGGCTCGCGGCCAACACACTGTCGGCCTACCGGCGGGACCTGACCCGCTACGCAAACTACCTCGCCGCGTCGGGGCCGGCGCGCCCCACGGACGTCACCCGCCGGCATGTCACCGGTTTCGTGCAGGCATTGTCCGACGGCTCCGACGGCGGCACGGCGCTCGGCGTCAGATCTGCGGCCAGGACCGTCGTGGCCGTCCGCGGCCTGCACAAGTTCTGGGCACTGGAAGGAATCACGACGGCGGATCCCGCCAGCGATGTCCGCCCGCCCATGCCCGGCAAACGGCTGCCCAAGGCCATCAGCGTTGATGAAGTCACCAGGATCCTTGAAGCCGCCGGCACGGACACCGCTACAGGCCTCAGGGACCGCGCCCTGCTGGAATTCCTCTATTCCACCGGCGCCCGCATCAGCGAGGCAGTGGGCCTGGACGTCGACGATATTTCGCTGCAGACCGAGCAGGCCGGCCCTGCCATCGTCAGGCTGTTCGGCAAGGGTTCCAAGGAGCGACTGGTGCCGCTCGGGTCCTACGGCGCGCGGGCTCTGGACGCATACCTGGTGCGCGGGCGGCCCCTGCTGGCGGCCAAGGGCAAAGGCACTCCGGCGCTCTTCCTCAACGCCCGCGGCGGCAGGATAAGCCGGCAGAGCGCCTGGACCATCCTCAAAGCCGCAGCGGACAAGGCCAACATCACCAAGGACGTCTCGCCGCACACCCTGCGCCACTCCTTTGCCACGCATCTGCTCGAAGGCGGCGCCGACGTCCGGGTTGTCCAGGAACTCCTTGGACACGCTTCCGTCACCACCACGCAGGTTTACACCCTGGTTACCGCCGATACCTTGCGGGAGATCTACGCCGCCGCGCACCCTAGGGCGCTTGGCTGA
- a CDS encoding NUDIX hydrolase: MPGMPETPNAARQVSDAPSPRRLLSSRKVYEGRIWDVVSDSFQLSEQGDELVRDYIDHPGAVAVLPMNDAGEVLLMKQYRHPVGMDLWEIPAGLLDIEGEDFVVGAARELAEEADLVAGTWNVLADFFNSPGSSSEAIRIYLARDLSDVPHHELHVRTDEEAEIELHWTPLEEAVAAVLEGRLHNPSAVVGILAAAAARAAGFENLRPANAPWPAHPSQR; this comes from the coding sequence ATGCCCGGTATGCCTGAAACCCCCAATGCTGCACGGCAGGTTTCGGATGCGCCGAGCCCGCGCCGTCTTTTGTCGTCCCGGAAGGTGTACGAAGGCCGCATCTGGGACGTTGTCAGCGACAGCTTCCAGCTCAGCGAGCAGGGCGACGAGCTGGTCCGCGACTACATCGACCACCCCGGGGCGGTGGCTGTCCTGCCGATGAATGACGCCGGTGAGGTGCTGCTGATGAAGCAATACCGGCATCCTGTTGGCATGGACCTCTGGGAAATTCCGGCCGGCCTGCTGGACATTGAGGGCGAGGACTTCGTGGTCGGTGCTGCACGCGAACTCGCCGAGGAAGCGGACCTGGTGGCCGGGACCTGGAATGTGCTGGCAGACTTCTTCAACTCCCCGGGGTCTTCCAGCGAGGCCATCCGCATCTACCTGGCCCGCGATCTGAGCGACGTGCCCCATCACGAACTCCACGTCCGCACGGATGAGGAGGCCGAGATTGAACTTCACTGGACGCCGTTGGAGGAGGCCGTGGCGGCCGTCCTGGAGGGCCGGCTGCACAACCCGTCCGCCGTCGTCGGCATCCTTGCGGCAGCGGCCGCCCGCGCGGCTGGCTTCGAAAACCTGCGTCCTGCAAACGCCCCCTGGCCCGCCCACCCCAGCCAGCGCTAA
- a CDS encoding DUF2867 domain-containing protein has translation MLQSPVPSHYDQGVTTEDLPGAAPEHPQDAARAGSGPVFRSLAIDAIPVPDYADVIVLPVPPGCPSDPQVWAQTLFSPQSMPAWVRALMGVRQAVVGLAGINRAPKDVFAVSDVRGEEALISADDTHLDFRCGVAFDAGARLLRVTTTVRLKGWRGRLYFAPVRVLHPLVVRSMMVRAARRLQRP, from the coding sequence ATGCTTCAGTCTCCCGTGCCGTCCCACTACGATCAAGGGGTGACCACGGAGGATCTGCCTGGAGCGGCCCCGGAACACCCGCAGGACGCGGCCCGGGCGGGATCCGGCCCCGTCTTCAGGTCCCTCGCCATCGACGCGATCCCGGTGCCGGACTATGCCGATGTGATTGTTCTCCCAGTCCCGCCCGGATGCCCTTCGGATCCCCAGGTTTGGGCGCAGACACTCTTCTCGCCGCAGTCCATGCCTGCGTGGGTGAGGGCTCTGATGGGCGTGCGGCAGGCCGTTGTGGGCCTTGCCGGAATCAACCGCGCCCCTAAAGACGTCTTCGCCGTCTCGGATGTCCGCGGCGAGGAGGCGCTTATCAGCGCCGACGACACGCATCTGGACTTCCGCTGCGGGGTGGCGTTCGACGCCGGCGCCCGGCTCCTGCGGGTAACCACCACCGTGCGGCTCAAGGGCTGGCGGGGACGGCTGTACTTCGCGCCTGTCCGCGTGCTGCACCCGCTGGTGGTGCGCTCCATGATGGTCCGCGCCGCACGCCGCCTGCAGCGGCCGTAG
- the prpB gene encoding methylisocitrate lyase: protein MLYSKVTPEQKRIRFRELLASGTIQQFPGAFNPLSARLIEEKGFAGVYISGAVLANDLGLPDIGLTTLTEVATRAGQMARMTDLPCIVDADTGFGEPMNVARSVQELENAGLAGCHIEDQFNPKRCGHLDGKNVVDLDTATKRIRAAADARRDPNFLIMARTDIRATDGLEAAQERARALVEAGADAIFPEAMKDLSEFQAIRDAVDVPILANMTEFGQSELFTVEQLQGVGVNMVIYPVTLLRSAMGAAERTLESIRSDGTQEAQVENMLTRARLYDLVDYEAYNRFDTGVFNFKIPGTH from the coding sequence ATGCTGTACTCGAAAGTCACACCGGAACAGAAGCGGATCCGGTTCCGCGAACTGCTCGCCTCGGGGACCATCCAGCAGTTCCCCGGCGCCTTCAACCCCCTCTCCGCACGGCTCATCGAAGAGAAGGGCTTCGCCGGTGTCTACATCTCCGGCGCCGTCCTCGCCAACGACCTCGGCCTGCCGGACATCGGGCTGACCACGCTCACCGAGGTCGCCACGCGGGCCGGCCAGATGGCGCGGATGACCGACCTGCCCTGCATCGTCGACGCCGACACCGGCTTCGGCGAACCCATGAACGTCGCCCGGAGCGTCCAGGAACTCGAGAACGCCGGCCTGGCCGGCTGCCACATCGAGGACCAGTTCAACCCCAAACGGTGCGGCCACCTGGACGGCAAGAACGTGGTGGACCTGGACACCGCCACCAAGCGCATCCGCGCGGCGGCGGATGCCCGCCGGGACCCGAACTTCCTCATCATGGCCCGGACCGACATCCGTGCCACCGACGGCCTGGAAGCCGCACAGGAACGTGCCAGGGCGCTCGTGGAGGCCGGCGCCGACGCCATCTTCCCGGAAGCGATGAAGGACCTCAGCGAGTTCCAGGCCATCCGCGACGCCGTGGACGTGCCGATTCTGGCGAACATGACCGAATTTGGCCAGAGCGAACTGTTCACGGTGGAGCAGCTGCAGGGCGTGGGCGTCAACATGGTGATCTACCCGGTAACCCTGCTCCGTAGTGCCATGGGCGCTGCTGAGCGTACTCTGGAATCGATCAGGTCCGACGGAACCCAGGAGGCACAGGTAGAGAACATGCTGACCCGTGCGCGGCTGTACGACCTCGTGGACTACGAAGCCTATAACCGCTTTGACACCGGAGTCTTCAATTTCAAGATTCCCGGTACCCACTGA
- a CDS encoding bifunctional 2-methylcitrate synthase/citrate synthase: MAENEIKKGLAGVVVDYTAVSKVNSDTNSLLYRGYPVQELAAKCSFEEVAYLLWNGELPTPEELAEFTARERAGRRLDPVVKQVIDALPVTSHPMDVCRTAASVMGARHELAEDSSREANMKKAIDLFAAMPAVVAYDQRRRHGQEPVQPRDDLDYSANFLWMTFGEEQVPEVVDAFNVSMILYAEHSFNASTFTARVITSTLSDLHSAVTGAIGALKGALHGGANEAVMHTFDEIGIRPEESLEDAAARSKTWMEDALAQKKKVMGFGHRVYKHGDSRVPTMKAALDKMIAHYGRPELLGLYNGLEAAMDEAKGIKPNLDYPTGPTYHLMGFDTATFTPLFVASRITGWTAHIMEQLDSNSLIRPLSEYNGVEERHLS; the protein is encoded by the coding sequence ATGGCTGAAAATGAGATCAAAAAGGGCCTCGCCGGCGTCGTGGTGGACTACACCGCGGTGTCCAAGGTCAATTCAGACACGAACTCGCTGCTGTACCGCGGCTACCCGGTCCAGGAACTCGCCGCCAAGTGCAGTTTCGAGGAAGTGGCCTACCTCCTCTGGAACGGCGAACTGCCCACGCCGGAGGAGCTCGCCGAGTTCACCGCCCGGGAGCGGGCGGGCCGGCGGCTGGATCCTGTGGTGAAACAGGTTATCGACGCGCTGCCCGTCACCTCCCACCCGATGGACGTGTGCCGGACGGCGGCCTCGGTCATGGGCGCCCGCCATGAACTCGCCGAGGACTCCTCGCGCGAAGCCAACATGAAGAAAGCCATCGACCTGTTCGCCGCCATGCCGGCCGTGGTGGCCTACGACCAGCGGCGACGTCACGGCCAGGAGCCGGTGCAACCGCGGGATGATCTGGACTACTCCGCCAACTTCCTCTGGATGACCTTCGGCGAGGAGCAGGTGCCCGAAGTCGTGGACGCTTTTAACGTCTCCATGATTCTGTACGCCGAGCACTCGTTCAACGCCTCCACGTTCACCGCGCGCGTGATCACGTCCACGCTGTCGGACCTGCATTCGGCCGTGACCGGCGCCATCGGCGCGCTCAAGGGTGCGCTCCACGGCGGCGCCAACGAGGCCGTGATGCACACCTTCGACGAGATCGGCATCCGGCCGGAGGAGTCCCTCGAGGACGCCGCCGCCCGGTCAAAGACCTGGATGGAGGACGCCCTGGCGCAGAAGAAGAAGGTCATGGGCTTCGGCCACCGCGTCTATAAGCATGGCGACTCGCGCGTCCCCACCATGAAGGCCGCGCTGGACAAGATGATCGCCCACTACGGCCGGCCCGAACTCCTGGGGCTCTACAACGGGCTGGAGGCGGCCATGGACGAGGCCAAGGGAATCAAACCGAACCTCGACTACCCCACCGGCCCCACGTACCACCTCATGGGCTTCGACACCGCCACGTTCACCCCCCTGTTCGTGGCCAGCCGCATCACCGGATGGACCGCGCACATCATGGAGCAGCTGGATTCGAACTCCCTGATCCGCCCGCTGAGCGAGTACAACGGCGTGGAGGAACGGCACCTTTCGTAA